GGATGTGCTGCTTTCTTCATCTTTATCATATGCCTGCATCTTTTTCTCTTCATTGGAAAGGTGGTCCACAAGCTTTACAGGTTCACTAGCCTTTGAATGAGTGCCTTTGGCAACATTCTGTAACTGCTCTTGTCTAGTCTTACTTCCTGATGCTCTGGAAGGACTTTTGCCAGAGTTCTCTAACTGCTCCTGTCTGGTTCTACTTCCTGTTGCTCTGGAAGGACTCTTGCCTGAATTCTGCAACTGTTCCTGTCTGGTCTTACCCCCTGATGCTCTGGAAGGACTCTTGCCAGAACTCTGCaactgttcctgtcttgtcttaCTTCCTGATGCACTTGAAGGACTCTTGCCAGAACTCTGCaactgttcctgtcttgtcttaCTTCCTGATGCTCTGGAAGGACTCTTGCCAGAATTCTGCAACTGCTCTTGTCTGGTCTTTCCCCCTGATGCTCTGGAGGAACCTATCCTTGACATAGTTTTAGCTAACAATTGAGTTGGTTTATGCTGTGTTCTGCTTGTCACTTTTGCTAAAAGTGTGCTGTTCCTGCTTTCTCCTTCTGATGTAGAGCAGGAAGACGCCTTTTTAACCTCCAAAACTGGAATTCTACATTTATGCCTTGTGTTTGGAAATGGATCTAATCTTGTACTGGCTTTGATTCCTGTGGCTTGGACTGAGGTCAAACCAGCACTTCTACAGTCCTGTGTTGAATGGTGTGCTCTCACTGGTAACCTCGACTTTAGTGGCTGTTTTTTCACATTCTTGTATTGTAAAACTGCTGTATTGTCTGCCTTGCTTCTTGCACATGCTTCTCTAATATTATCACAGTCTGTCTTAAATGAATTATTAGGATGCTCAGAAGAATTGTGCATAGGCTTTGAGTGATGATGCTGTTCTACTGTACAGCACTGCATGTAATCAGTTCCACAACCTGGGGCTTCTAGGTCATTACTGTTATTGCAGTTCTCAGTCTGAAGGCATTGTCTCTGCTCTGACTTTGATAAGTCTGTCCTCTGCATGCAAAGGCCTCCTGTACTAGTTCCTGGTCTCATTTCCTGTGAATCCCCTGATGTTTTAAGCTCAGAACAATCCCAGTCCACACACACCAACTCCCTTTTCTCACCAGATGTAGCTTTAACTCCTATCTTAAAAGAGGAACACAAATTAGAACTGACTTCTGAATATGGGGGTGGTTCCATAATGTTGTCGTGAGATGGAGTGTCCGAGCGGTCAGTGCAAATCTGAATTACATTGTATGAAATTACTGTGTTGTCATCCATCCTAACCTGTGCCCGATCTACTGTCTGTGGTTGTGAGGTGACTGCCCCTGCTTTTCTGCCCCCTTCCCTTTTATCCCCTGATCTCGTTCCATAAATATGCTCACCAATCTGAAAAAACTGCAGCCTTTCTTCAACAAAATCCCGCTTGCTCATGTCAATCGCACCACTGCGGGTCATCTCAAACATCTTCCCTTCGTGGAAGGGGAAAGGGTTAGGCTCGCTAGTCGGTGTGCTTTCATCTGTCGGAGTTCTTGCAGGAGTCGTGTCAGGGGTAGTCGTTTGAGACTTGTCGTCAACAGCTAACCCAAAAGGCTTTGGCTCATCATCTTTAATTCTAGCATCAACGACTTCATCGTCTCCTCCTTTACTCGACCAAGGATCAAAGTCCAAGCCTTTTGTAGCTACAGTTTTAAAAGGGGTGTTAAATTCTTCATCTAGTTTGTAGCTAAAATACGTGTCTGGCAATCCCTCTTGCCTGGACTGCTTCTTGTCACTTTCATTGCCGTTTCCATTGTCTGATTTTTTAACAGAAGAATCactctttgtttttgctttttggcaCTCTTCCATTGGCGCTTCCTCCTCGATAACCTCAAGTTTACTTTGGCTGAAAGAACGGTCACTAGGCCTAAGCATACTTTCTGATGCCCAAATGTCCTTTCTGTTTTCAGTTGGAAATCCAAATGGTTTTACATCACTTAGATCATTAAGTCCGTCGTCTTCGTCCTGGAAATCATATCCATCCAGAGAATCGATCTCTGTGGCATCTGTATCATGAGAGAACTCGGCAGTTGTTGCTATTGAGCAGTCCGTAATAGACTGATCATTGCCATTTTGCTCATAGTCATAATCCTCGGCTTTGCCATTGCCATTTGTCCCATTTGGCTCTTTATGATTACCATTCTTGTCATTCTTTTTGGGTTTGGTTTCGTTCTCTTCTTGCTTCTGTTCATCAAGCTTAAAGGTATATTTCTTAACAGGAATGGGCTGAAAGATTGATTCATCATCACTCGAATCACTGTCATTAGCCCCAGGGGGCACAGGGGAAGGAGGCTGAACTCTGATTATGGGCTCAGCAAGCAAATGCTTATCATGTTCCTCTTGGAGGTTCACCTCCATCATATCAGTCTCGGCCTCTGAGGAAGGGGAAGATCCTTTTTTCTCGGGTTGTGATGAATCAGAATCtaagggagggggagggggaaacTCTATGTATGCAACTCGTTTGTCTTTACCTGCCTGTCCAGTATCCTGACTCCCATTGGGTGGCTCAGGAACTATGATCTTTTCTGGTTGAAGTTCCTTAAATGAACTTGCTTTGCCTTGCTCTGAGTCCTCTGATTCTTCTGAGACCTCAGCAATGGGGCTTGCAATGCCTGGTATAAATGGCATGAAAGAGTCAGGGGTTCGAGAAGTGAGGTCGTAACTGACTTCCTCACTGCTGGGGGTTTCTGGTGTCATTGGACTTTTACCAGAACTATCAAGAAACGATATCTGCTCGAGTGTGTCATCGTCTGGGCTACCTTGAGGTGATGTTGGCTGTCTCTGTTTGACTGCATAAATTGTTCGGCTTTCTGAAGTGACAATTTTTTTGACTGATCCATTTTGCCCACCTGGGGAATCTTTCTCACCTTGTTTTCCTACCTGCACACTAACGTAAACTGGCAATGTTTTCAGTCCTTTAAAACTCTCTCTTGTTGTGACTGTAGATACCTTCTCCACTGGACTGAGGCTACTGGAGCTCAAATCCTTTGAAGTACTACCCTCTAAAGAATCCTGAGACTTTCGTGCAGCAACGTCTCCCTTGGAGAGCTCTGAGCGACCTTGAACTCTTGTTTTAGATAGGGTAGGAATATGTGATGTACTTTTTTCAGATTGCTTTGCTATTGTGTCTTGTTTTGATTTCTTAGCTTGATCAGTCTCCGAAGGACCAGTAGGTGATCTCACAGGAATGTGCGACTCTAtcttttttttaagacttttcgTCTGTGAGTCATCACTGTCTGCATGGTCCTTTCTGATGGCTAAACCTGATTTGACCTCCTTGACAGGCGACTTCAGATGCTGCCCTTTATTGTCAGCACTACTTGCACTCTGCACAACAGGGCTACTGAGATCTTTTAATGATCCTCGGATTTGTTTCTCTTTGGCTTCAGCAAGCTTTTCAGTTGTGTCAGATTCGAAACTTTTGGCAACCTGTTCATATTGTGCCCTTTTTTTAGATGTGCTACTGGAAATGGTGCCTGAACCTTCCAACACTTTGTCATTTAGTTCTTTTGAGGATGCAGATCCACATTTACTACCATATAAACCTTGTCCGATGGTTAACTTACTTTTCTCACTCTCAGCAACCTTTTTCAGGGTTTTTTCTTCTTCACTCGAATCAGTTTTAGATGTCTTGGATCCAGTAAAGAGCTGATACACAGGTAATTTACTTTCCTGAAACTTTTTAACAGGTTGTTTAGATTGTTCTGTTGGACTACTTTTACTTTGCTTTTGAGCCTCTGCTTCAAACTTCAACCGAACAGAACTGACTTTGGAAGGCTTTACTGGAACTGGGGGAGATGTTTCACCCTGCTTTTCCTGCTTTGATTGGTCTTCATTTAACCGTGTCTGTACAGACCTCTCTGGGCTGCTTGGCAAACTAGCACTTTTCCTTTCATTCATGCTGCCAAACATTTTGTGCCTTCCCTTACTCCACTCCTCGGAGCTTAATTCACTCTTTTGCTTTGTTTTCTCAGGACTGCTGCACACTGAGCTTGGACCTGACCGTGTCTCTCTCGATTCTCTCATGGGTGGCTTTTTCTCAGGAGACTGAAGCTCATCATTAAGCTTTTCTGTTTTGTCTCTGAAAAACTGTGAAACTTCGCTCAGTTTTTCCTCAGCCTCTTTAACTGTGCGATCAACACGATCTTCGTATATGAGTTTCTCTCTATTCCTGTCCTGCCTGTCTTGGGTGAAACGCATCCAGACAGCATGTTTGGGGCTACCAGGCTCTGTAGTATAGTGCAAGACTGTCAGTTTATCATACTGGTCATCTTTCTGAGTAAATTTACCAGATTTTTCTGATGAGTCTCGTGCTGACCTGTAAGTCTGTTCTTTCCTGGCCCCAGGACTTTTTTCCCCATAATAGCCTTCTGCTCCTTGCATTTCAGGGGTCACTTCGTGTCCCTGGTGTGCCACTGGGTCCTCAGTATCAGAATGTGATACGTCTAATTTTTCAGAAAGGAGCATTTTTTCAGCAAATCTGTAAGACTCTCCCCTTAACTCAGATAATTCATCATCATGGTACTCAATGGAGTGCTGGGTcaggagtttaaaagctttatatgAGTCATCAGCAATAAGCTGAGCTGAACTGGGTCGACTGTCCTCCTCTTGAGACAAAGGTGTATTGACTCTAGAAGTTTCCAAGAAAGAGGGCAGTGTTTCCTCAGCAAGCTCTTCCTCTTCCTGCAGAGCCTCGTAATCACCCTCTACCCTATCAGAAAGTTCTTTAAGGCCGCGGCTGCCTTTGCATACGTAGTCGGGGTGTTTCTTTGTCTCTCTGATAATTACTTCTGTCGGATCTGTTGTGTTGCCCTTTTCAATGTGAACCTCGATTATTCTTTCAACTTTGGGTTTAGTGTCCTTTTCAAGGAACCGTGGGGTTAATTCATCCCCTTTGATAGAATCCTGACCAGCCTTGTGTTCAAACAAGCCAGCCAGTTCTTTGGAGGGGTCTCTGCCTGACTGGAAGGCTTTCATTATGTCTCGAACTGACATTGTTTCTTCAATCCTGTCAGAGCCTGCATCTTTAAGCTGGGGTTTGTGGTACACCATTCTAGTTGTAGTTGTTATATGAGTTTCCTCTTTCAGACGCATGCTTTTGCTCACTAGAGAGTCTTCATCGGAACTGACTTTAATCTGGAATGTTTTAACTTTATCTTTGATAGAGCCAGCAATCGTCTCTGGTTCAATGCAAGCCGGTGAGTTCAAggccgctgctgctgcttcttccaTTAAGGGCTCACAGGCCTCCTCAGGGTGTTCATAACTCCTAATGACACGAACAACCTCTGTTCTGGTTTCTGTTATAACTGGGGGAATGGGAACGTCTGTAAAGAGGGGTTTGGGCCCTGTGCTCTCTGCACTTTGCGGAGCTGAGGGTGTCTTTTCGCTTCTGGTTTCAAAACCACTGTCTGAGAGTGGGCTTTTATCCTGTTCATGGGAAAAATCATCAGGGGATTCCAAAATGGCATCTGTACCACTGTAGGAATCAGCTAATTTGCACAAATCTTTTTCGGATGGAGAGGAGCGCATGCCTGGAGGCGGCATTTTGAGCTTATGCTCAGGTTTCAGGGCACGTTTTTGCTTTTCCTCTCCTTCTTTCATTTCCTCGAATTTACTCTTTACACCAGACATTTTGGAAAGTGAGCTAGCCCCAATGTCATTCACTAAGTAGTCAACAACCTTGGCTAAATCGAGATCTTTGTCTTGCACTGACTGTGGTCTAACTGGGAGGGTAGGATCAAAAGGAGGTAGAGATTTGAGGACACTTTGCTGAGCTTCTTCTATTTCATCTTTAGAAAACTCTTCCCATTCATCCTCAGAAGCCTTGTCTTTAACAGTGCCTTTTGCCTCACTCAGAACATCCTTAGTCAGGATTTCACTAACTTTCACAAGATCTTCTTTAACTTTTTCAACAAGACTGAAAGGTTCCTCATCATCTATTTTGGGTTCCTTAGAAGCCTGAGACTGATAGCTTTTAGCTACTGAAGCCGAATCAGTTTGCAAAATGGCAGTCATTTTAATCAGATCCTCTTTCATGTCTGCCACATCCCTCAAAATCTCCTGACTGGACGAGAGCTGTGCGGCAGTGGCTGCTTTAAATGCTGCGGAGGGAATGAAGAGTGCGGGTTTTGAGGGTTTAGATCTGGGAGTAGAGGatggtgtttgagtgtgtgtctgaGGTGGAATGGTTATTTTGTCTGGTACTCTCCTTTCTTGGGGCTCAGGTAGAACATTCACTAGGGAGAACACTGGAACCGTCATTGAACATGTTACAGGTGTGCTGGTGGAAGCTGGGGATCTAAGAGATGCATAAACTGAACTGGACACATTTGACCTTAAAGGAGATGACTTGGATTTTAGTGTTTCATAGCTTGGCGTCGTGCTGGCAATAAGAGTTTTTTCAGCCTCGCTGAAGGCTGTGCAAGCACTCGCTGCAGCTGCTTGTGAAGCTTGTATCCTCTCTTGCAAACTGCAAGTTCCTCCTGAGAATAGGCGGGACGACACAGAAGAGGAAGACGGGTATTTGATGGGTGAAACTGATCCATTGAGTAGTGCTGTTTCAGTGGGGACGACAGCAGGTTTTGCTGGTGATGACAGTGATGATAGAATTGTTCCCCTAGAAGCTGCAGCTCCATCTGCAGAGGTTCTGAGTGTTGACAGACTGGACAAGGATCTAATGGGGGATGCTACTGTGGTGGTTGAGGAAGCGAAGGTTGATTTGAACGATAACGCAGAAGTGTACAAATTTGCTGTTGATTTTGGAGATTCTGGTGGTGTCACTGAGGGGAAAGTTCTATCCAGTATGGATCCAGGTGATGACACCGAGATTGGTCTTGAAGATAATGAAGCTGCAAGTCCCTTTATTGACACAGGATCTGTACTGGTTTTAAGAGGTGAAGAAATGAGACCAGTTGAAACCGGAGCAGTGTATTGGGCTTGCTGAAGAACAGTCTTTATGGGAGATGAGATAGATCTGTATGTTCTAATGGGTGATGCTACATCAGTAACAGACTTAACAGGAGATACGTTTGTGGTTCCCAGGGTGGACTTGAGTGGAGAAGCTGAGGATATTGACCAGACTGACTTTAATGGCGAAGCAGATGGCGTGTTGGAAGGTGAGCTGGAGAGGGAACCCAGTCCACATTTTGTTTGCCCAGGGACGGTAATAGGAGCAGTCGACCATGCCTGGTAAGATCTTGTTGAAAAGACAGGTTTGTGAGGGTAACCAGCAGGCAGTGTTCTTGTTGTACTTCGTTCAACTGTTTCTTTAAACAGACAAATGAAAATCCaacacaaaatcaacaaaaaatggttgagaaacagagagaccaGAGGGAAAAAATTGGTCAGTGGTGCTCGTATCATAGAAGAAGGAAAAGCAATGCTTTCATGGTGGTGTGAAATGGGTTGGATGATGAAGAAGGAtccaaaagaaatgtaaaaagaaGCCCAACAAAAAACTGTGATCCATGGTCCACAAAAATGATACGCAAAATATAAACGGAAGTCCCACAAAGCACATACAGAAACATAAGGACTGAGGCAATGACCAACAAAAACGCAAAATGGCAAGACAAATGCAGAGAACCCAGAGTAAAACAAATTCTCTTTTGACTTTAGATGTGCTATATTCCCCTGTCACTGGCTACCTTGATTTTACTAACGTGCCTTTTATCTGTTTGGTCTGAAAAAACATGTTCATCCCAAAATTTGGATATTCTGACAAAACAGTAAAAGTAAGGACTACAAAACAAAAATACCCTAGTTCCTTTGCTACAGCAACCCGTATTATGGCAAAAGCAGGCTAAGTGCTACATCTTAGGTCCATAATAACTCATCATGCAGGACTGAGTATTCTCGGTGACAGGCATTTCAATGCAAACTGTGAAAGCACCTGAGAAAAGTTTTCTTTGTGAATCTCCATGCATTTCTTtccaaaaaataaatcaaaactcGGCACAATCACAAAGCCAAAAGGAGCAAGACTAGTTGTAAAAGAAGGATAAGAAAGGAGGGGGGACTTTACTTTGATGTCATATTGCACTGTGCATTAATTAGTCAATCAAAGTAAAATTTTATGGATATTGTAGTTGAGTTGTTCTCTTgtcagtgggggggggggggaatggaCAGAGATATTAAACAATATCTAACAAAGTGAGCAGGCACAGCACAGCAACTACATAAACCATGCAAAAGTAAATTGTACAAAATCAAGCATGAGGACTTTGTTATGCATGGTAAAAATGTGCAGATAACATTtgtttatatttcagtttatagATAGTCAATGTGGGTCACGTAGTAAATTGTTGTTATGTTGAAACACTACTAAGAATGTTAGTAAAATATCACACTCACTCATTCCAGGCTCGGTCAGATAGCTGTAGCGCTTACGTAAGGCTAGAGATGCAAAGGTATGACGTCGTTCTGGCTTTTCAGtctgcaacaacaacaacacaaagtCCTATCAGTACCCC
This genomic stretch from Astyanax mexicanus isolate ESR-SI-001 chromosome 15, AstMex3_surface, whole genome shotgun sequence harbors:
- the ank3b gene encoding ankyrin-3 isoform X23, which translates into the protein MAHAASQLKKKADLDLNAAEEEKEKERKRKSRKRSREVKKKTDSNASYLRAARSGNLEKALDYLKSGVDINICNQNGLNALHLASKEGHVEVVTQLIKMGATVDAATKKGNTALHIASLAGQSDVVKELVTNGANVNAQSQNGFTPLYMAAQENHLDVVRYLLDNGSSQSIATEDGFTPLAVALQQGHDQVVSLLLENDTKGKVRLPALHIAARKDDTKAAALLLQNDHNADVESKMMVNRTTESGFTPLHIAAHYGNINVATLLLNRGAAVDFKARNDITPLHVASKRGNSNMVKLLLERGARIDAKTKDGLTPLHCGARSGHEQVVEMLLDRGAPILSKTKNGLSPLHMATQGDHLNCVQLLLHHEVPVDDVTNDYLTALHVAAHCGHYKVAKVIVDKKANPNAKALNGFTPLHIACKKNRIKVMELLLKHGASIQAVTESGLTPIHVAAFMGHENIVTQLMNHGASPNTTNVRGETALHMAARAGQTEVVKYLVQNGAYVDAKSKDDQTPLHISSRLGKPEIIQQLLQHGACPDSTTTSGYTPLHLAAREGHKDVASILLDQGASLGITTKKGFTPLHVAAKYGKIEVANLLLQKRAPPDASGKSGLTPLHVAAHYDNQKVALLLLDQGASPHAAAKNGYTPLHIAAKKNQMEIATTLLEYGADTNAITRQGISPLHLASQEGNVDMVTLLMARDATISLCNKSGLTPLHLAAQEDRVNVAEVLVNHGATVDPETKMGYTPLHVACHYGNVKMVHFLLKNQAKVNAKTKNGYTPLHQAAQQGHTHIINLLLQHGAAPNELTVNGNTALSIARRLGYISVVDTLRVVTEETLTTLTVTEKHKMNVPETMNEVLDMSDDEVRRANVPEMLTEDYISDVDEGEDAMTGDTDKYLGPQDLRELGDDSLPQEGYVGFSIGARTASLRSFSSDRSNTLNRSSFTRDSMMIEEILAPTKDTSVCKEMPFVVEPQNKHLAAAKDFDADSLRRYSWTGDTLDNVNLVSSPIHSGVSSPLPQYDSRFLVSFMVDARGGSMRGSRHNGMRIIIPPRKCTAPTRITCRLVKRHKLASPPPMVEGEGLASRLVEVGPAGAHFLGPVIVEIPHFGSMRGKERELIILRSENGETWKEHQYDCRTEALNELLNGMDEELESLEELEKKRICRIITKDFPQYFAVVSRIKQESNQMGPEGGVLSSMTVPHVQASFPEGALTKKIRVGLQAQPVPDETVKKILGNRATFSPIVTVEPRRRKFHKPITMTIPVPPLSGEGVTNGYKGDSTPCLRLLCSITGGTSPAQWEDITGTTPLTFVNDCVSFTTNVSARFWLADCHQIPDTVGLATQLYRELICVPYMAKFVVFAKMNDPVESNLRCFCMTDDKVDKTLEQQENFEEVARSKDIEVLEGKPIYVDCYGNLTPLTKAGQQLLLNFYAFKENRLPFCVKIRDNSQEPCGRLSFLRELKTSKGIPQTAVCNLNITLPALKKDMDSDADEETEKPERRHTFASLALRKRYSYLTEPGMKTVERSTTRTLPAGYPHKPVFSTRSYQAWSTAPITVPGQTKCGLGSLSSSPSNTPSASPLKSVWSISSASPLKSTLGTTNVSPVKSVTDVASPIRTYRSISSPIKTVLQQAQYTAPVSTGLISSPLKTSTDPVSIKGLAASLSSRPISVSSPGSILDRTFPSVTPPESPKSTANLYTSALSFKSTFASSTTTVASPIRSLSSLSTLRTSADGAAASRGTILSSLSSPAKPAVVPTETALLNGSVSPIKYPSSSSVSSRLFSGGTCSLQERIQASQAAAASACTAFSEAEKTLIASTTPSYETLKSKSSPLRSNVSSSVYASLRSPASTSTPVTCSMTVPVFSLVNVLPEPQERRVPDKITIPPQTHTQTPSSTPRSKPSKPALFIPSAAFKAATAAQLSSSQEILRDVADMKEDLIKMTAILQTDSASVAKSYQSQASKEPKIDDEEPFSLVEKVKEDLVKVSEILTKDVLSEAKGTVKDKASEDEWEEFSKDEIEEAQQSVLKSLPPFDPTLPVRPQSVQDKDLDLAKVVDYLVNDIGASSLSKMSGVKSKFEEMKEGEEKQKRALKPEHKLKMPPPGMRSSPSEKDLCKLADSYSGTDAILESPDDFSHEQDKSPLSDSGFETRSEKTPSAPQSAESTGPKPLFTDVPIPPVITETRTEVVRVIRSYEHPEEACEPLMEEAAAAALNSPACIEPETIAGSIKDKVKTFQIKVSSDEDSLVSKSMRLKEETHITTTTRMVYHKPQLKDAGSDRIEETMSVRDIMKAFQSGRDPSKELAGLFEHKAGQDSIKGDELTPRFLEKDTKPKVERIIEVHIEKGNTTDPTEVIIRETKKHPDYVCKGSRGLKELSDRVEGDYEALQEEEELAEETLPSFLETSRVNTPLSQEEDSRPSSAQLIADDSYKAFKLLTQHSIEYHDDELSELRGESYRFAEKMLLSEKLDVSHSDTEDPVAHQGHEVTPEMQGAEGYYGEKSPGARKEQTYRSARDSSEKSGKFTQKDDQYDKLTVLHYTTEPGSPKHAVWMRFTQDRQDRNREKLIYEDRVDRTVKEAEEKLSEVSQFFRDKTEKLNDELQSPEKKPPMRESRETRSGPSSVCSSPEKTKQKSELSSEEWSKGRHKMFGSMNERKSASLPSSPERSVQTRLNEDQSKQEKQGETSPPVPVKPSKVSSVRLKFEAEAQKQSKSSPTEQSKQPVKKFQESKLPVYQLFTGSKTSKTDSSEEEKTLKKVAESEKSKLTIGQGLYGSKCGSASSKELNDKVLEGSGTISSSTSKKRAQYEQVAKSFESDTTEKLAEAKEKQIRGSLKDLSSPVVQSASSADNKGQHLKSPVKEVKSGLAIRKDHADSDDSQTKSLKKKIESHIPVRSPTGPSETDQAKKSKQDTIAKQSEKSTSHIPTLSKTRVQGRSELSKGDVAARKSQDSLEGSTSKDLSSSSLSPVEKVSTVTTRESFKGLKTLPVYVSVQVGKQGEKDSPGGQNGSVKKIVTSESRTIYAVKQRQPTSPQGSPDDDTLEQISFLDSSGKSPMTPETPSSEEVSYDLTSRTPDSFMPFIPGIASPIAEVSEESEDSEQGKASSFKELQPEKIIVPEPPNGSQDTGQAGKDKRVAYIEFPPPPPLDSDSSQPEKKGSSPSSEAETDMMEVNLQEEHDKHLLAEPIIRVQPPSPVPPGANDSDSSDDESIFQPIPVKKYTFKLDEQKQEENETKPKKNDKNGNHKEPNGTNGNGKAEDYDYEQNGNDQSITDCSIATTAEFSHDTDATEIDSLDGYDFQDEDDGLNDLSDVKPFGFPTENRKDIWASESMLRPSDRSFSQSKLEVIEEEAPMEECQKAKTKSDSSVKKSDNGNGNESDKKQSRQEGLPDTYFSYKLDEEFNTPFKTVATKGLDFDPWSSKGGDDEVVDARIKDDEPKPFGLAVDDKSQTTTPDTTPARTPTDESTPTSEPNPFPFHEGKMFEMTRSGAIDMSKRDFVEERLQFFQIGPQSPCERTDLRMAIVADHLGLSWTELAREMDFSVDEINHIRVENPNSLTTQSFMLLKKWVNRDGKNATTDVLTAALTKINRMDIVTLLEGPIFDYGNISGTRCFADDNAVFRDQTDGLQSELASTEKETSVSGQGLRTDAQKESSQKPTSSSPELQAEKQNGEHPQHQAQAGSLPEDQEPTTKLKSKVAKDSGKEEVSREAAVDSTKEESTAEPKAQQGAHKDNDSSSDGEHTVTTRVYRRRVILKGDQAKNIPGESVTEEQFTDEDGNVVTRKVIRKVVRRVAGTEEKSGKKKRSRRSRQASRAEEEEEGPSREHPEVGEGAKGKKKEGRQKEKKGQS